The following proteins are co-located in the Leishmania infantum JPCM5 WGS CACT00000000 data, contig 10, whole genome shotgun sequence genome:
- a CDS encoding amastin-like surface protein, putative has protein sequence MGCKFTFLVYAILQLIAFLSVLIGTPLDMFRGDVNIFDKRPCVTLWGYKVMCDSIVYVDSTDTKWNRCHNRRNRFRASEALAVISIMVYCAAFVLGFIMLFCCSLLRWVCLALNVVGLLTLGITWGLMVTEFNKGDGPLCPPLKNNYKFGYGFFLLLVAWVLDLVDIVFLLFPAHTKDSVESANSNEYIPLE, from the coding sequence ATGGGGTGCAAGTTCACCTTTCTCGTCTACGCGATCCTCCAGCTCATCGCGTTCCTTTCCGTGCTGATCGGTACGCCGCTGGACATGTTTCGTGGTGACGTGAACATTTTTGACAAAAGGCCGTGCGTGACCTTATGGGGATATAAGGTGATGTGCGATAGCATCGTGTACGTCGACTCGACGGACACAAAGTGGAACCGGTGCCACAACCGACGCAATCGTTTCCGCGCCAGTGAGGCGTTGGCTGTCATCTCCATCATGGTGTACTGCGCGGCCTTCGTCTTGGGCTTCATTATGCTGTTCTGCTGCTCTTTGCTCCGCTGGGTATGCCTGGCGCTCAACGTCGTTGGCCTCTTAACGTTGGGCATCACCTGGGGCCTTATGGTGACGGAGTTCAACAAGGGTGACGGCCCACTTTGCCCTCCTCTGAAGAACAACTACAAGTTTGGCTACGGCTTCTTTCTCCTGTTGGTGGCCTGGGTCCTGGATCTCGTCGACATCGTCTTCTTGCTGTTCCCGGCTCACACAAAGGACTCCGTTGAGAGTGCAAACTCAAACGAATATATACCTCTTGAGTAG